The following coding sequences lie in one Streptomyces sp. NBC_00510 genomic window:
- a CDS encoding Lsr2 family protein, translating into MAQKVQVLLVDDLDGGEADETVTFALDGVTYEIDLTTDNADKLRGLLGPYVDNGRRTGGRAGRGRAAKGASRGGAASQDTAKIRAWAKEEGYEVNDRGRVPAQIREAYEKAHG; encoded by the coding sequence GTGGCACAGAAGGTTCAGGTCCTTCTTGTTGACGACCTCGACGGCGGCGAGGCGGATGAGACCGTGACGTTCGCACTCGACGGAGTGACGTACGAGATCGACCTCACCACCGACAACGCCGACAAGCTGCGTGGTCTCCTCGGTCCGTACGTGGACAACGGCCGCCGTACCGGTGGCCGCGCCGGCCGGGGCCGCGCCGCGAAGGGCGCCTCCCGCGGGGGCGCCGCGAGCCAGGACACCGCGAAGATCCGCGCGTGGGCCAAGGAAGAGGGTTACGAGGTCAACGACCGCGGCCGTGTCCCCGCGCAGATCCGCGAGGCGTACGAGAAGGCGCACGGCTGA
- a CDS encoding amino-acid N-acetyltransferase — protein sequence MRAASNDVTIRRARTADVPAVRRLLDAYVRDRILLDKPTVTLYEDIQEFWVAEHDQDAEVVACGALHVMWEDLAEVRTLAVDPAQHGKGVGHLVLEKLLQTARWLGVRRIFCLTFEVDFFAKHGFVEIGETPVDGDVFGELLRSKDEGVAEFLDLERVKPNTLGNSRMLLHL from the coding sequence ATGCGCGCCGCATCAAATGACGTCACCATCCGCCGGGCCCGGACGGCCGACGTGCCGGCTGTCCGGCGACTGCTCGACGCCTATGTCCGCGACCGCATCCTGCTCGACAAGCCGACGGTGACGCTTTACGAGGACATCCAGGAGTTCTGGGTGGCCGAACACGACCAGGACGCCGAAGTGGTGGCCTGCGGCGCATTGCACGTGATGTGGGAGGACCTCGCCGAGGTGCGCACCCTCGCGGTCGATCCGGCGCAGCACGGCAAGGGCGTCGGGCATCTCGTGCTGGAGAAGCTGCTGCAGACCGCGCGGTGGCTGGGAGTGCGGCGAATTTTCTGCCTCACCTTCGAAGTGGACTTCTTCGCGAAGCACGGCTTCGTGGAGATCGGCGAGACGCCGGTCGACGGTGATGTCTTCGGTGAGCTGCTGCGCTCAAAGGACGAGGGCGTGGCCGAGTTCCTCGACCTCGAACGAGTGAAACCGAACACCTTGGGCAACAGCCGGATGCTGTTGCATCTGTGA
- a CDS encoding BlaI/MecI/CopY family transcriptional regulator has translation MPRPLGDLEDAVMSRVWRWNRPVTVREVLEDLRRERSIAYTTVMTVMDNLHQKGWLRREAEGRAYRYEAVSTRAAYSAALMHEAWAASDNPAAALVAFFGMMSAEQREALRDAMRVVQSADPGDPGETGGSDGR, from the coding sequence GTGCCCCGTCCATTGGGAGACCTCGAAGACGCCGTGATGAGCCGGGTGTGGCGCTGGAACCGCCCGGTGACGGTGCGCGAGGTGCTGGAGGATCTCCGCCGGGAGCGCTCGATCGCGTACACGACGGTCATGACCGTAATGGACAACCTTCATCAGAAGGGCTGGCTCCGGCGGGAAGCCGAAGGACGCGCCTATCGCTATGAGGCGGTTTCCACTCGGGCCGCTTACTCGGCGGCACTCATGCACGAGGCGTGGGCCGCCAGCGACAACCCCGCGGCGGCCCTTGTCGCCTTCTTCGGCATGATGTCGGCGGAACAGCGAGAAGCCCTCCGTGACGCAATGCGGGTGGTGCAATCCGCTGATCCGGGTGACCCCGGGGAGACGGGCGGATCGGACGGGCGATAG
- a CDS encoding type III pantothenate kinase: MLLTIDVGNTHTVLGLFDGDEIVEHWRVSTDARRTADEMAVLMQGLMGMHPLLGEELGDNIHGIAICSTVPSVLHELREVTRRYYGDVPAVLVEPGVKTGVPVLTDNPKEVGSDRIINSLAAVHLYGGPCIVVDFGTATTFDAVTTRGEYAGGAIAPGIEISVDALGARGAQLRKVELTRPRSVIGKNTIEAMQSGILYGFAGQVDGVAERMARELADDPDDVTVIATGGLAPLVLGESAVIDVHEPWLTLIGLRLVYERNVSTT; this comes from the coding sequence ATGCTTCTCACCATCGACGTCGGCAACACCCACACCGTCCTGGGGCTGTTCGACGGGGACGAGATCGTCGAGCACTGGCGGGTCTCCACCGACGCGCGCCGCACGGCGGACGAGATGGCCGTCCTCATGCAGGGCCTGATGGGCATGCACCCGCTGCTCGGCGAGGAGCTGGGCGACAACATCCACGGGATCGCCATCTGCTCCACCGTCCCCTCGGTGCTGCACGAGCTGCGGGAGGTGACGCGCCGTTACTACGGCGACGTGCCGGCGGTCCTCGTCGAGCCCGGCGTCAAGACCGGCGTCCCGGTGCTCACCGACAACCCCAAGGAAGTCGGCTCCGACCGGATCATCAACTCCCTCGCCGCCGTCCACCTCTACGGCGGGCCGTGCATCGTGGTGGACTTCGGCACGGCCACCACCTTCGACGCGGTCACGACGCGCGGCGAGTACGCCGGCGGCGCCATCGCCCCCGGCATCGAGATCTCCGTGGACGCCCTGGGCGCCCGCGGCGCCCAGTTGCGCAAGGTGGAGCTGACCCGCCCGCGCAGCGTCATCGGCAAGAACACCATCGAGGCCATGCAGTCCGGCATCCTGTACGGCTTCGCCGGCCAGGTGGACGGCGTGGCCGAGCGGATGGCGCGGGAGCTCGCCGACGACCCGGACGACGTCACGGTCATCGCCACCGGCGGGCTGGCGCCGCTGGTGCTGGGCGAGTCGGCGGTCATCGATGTCCACGAGCCCTGGCTGACCCTGATAGGCCTCCGGCTGGTCTACGAGCGGAACGTGTCGACGACCTGA
- the nadC gene encoding carboxylating nicotinate-nucleotide diphosphorylase — MSTPDLPLLQIGGAGGGGCGDGCGCGSGDDYAHDPSECGLDPDLARLLVDAGLDPVLVEDVAHMAIEEDLDGGVDVTTVATIPEDALATGDFTAREAGVVAGLRVAEAVLSIVCTDEFEVERHVEDGDRVEAGQVLLSVRTRTRDLLTAERSALNLMCRLSGIATTTRRWADALEGTKAQVRDTRKTTPGLRALEKYAVRCGGGVNHRMSLSDAALVKDNHVVAAGGVAAAFKAVREEFPELAIEVEVDTLHQVREVLEAGADLILLDNFTPSETEEAVAIVAGRALLESSGRLSLDNARAYAATGVDYLAVGALTHSSPILDIGLDLRSEGSERD; from the coding sequence ATGAGCACGCCCGACCTCCCCCTCCTGCAGATCGGCGGCGCCGGCGGCGGTGGCTGCGGCGACGGCTGCGGCTGCGGTTCCGGCGACGACTACGCGCACGACCCGAGCGAGTGCGGTCTCGACCCCGACCTCGCGCGGCTGCTCGTCGACGCCGGGCTGGACCCGGTGCTGGTCGAGGACGTCGCGCACATGGCCATCGAGGAGGACCTGGACGGCGGGGTGGACGTCACCACCGTGGCCACCATCCCCGAGGACGCCCTGGCCACCGGTGACTTCACCGCGCGCGAGGCCGGCGTGGTCGCCGGGCTGCGGGTCGCCGAGGCGGTCCTGTCCATCGTGTGCACCGACGAGTTCGAGGTCGAGCGGCACGTCGAGGACGGCGACCGGGTCGAGGCGGGTCAAGTGCTGCTCTCCGTGCGCACCCGTACGAGGGACTTGCTGACCGCCGAGCGCAGCGCGCTCAACCTGATGTGCCGGCTGTCCGGGATCGCCACCACCACGCGCCGCTGGGCCGACGCGCTGGAGGGCACCAAGGCGCAGGTCCGCGACACCCGGAAGACGACCCCGGGCCTGCGCGCGCTGGAGAAGTACGCGGTCCGCTGCGGCGGCGGCGTCAACCACCGCATGTCGCTGTCGGACGCGGCCCTGGTCAAGGACAACCACGTGGTCGCCGCGGGCGGCGTGGCGGCCGCCTTCAAGGCCGTCCGCGAGGAGTTCCCCGAGCTGGCGATCGAGGTCGAGGTCGACACCCTGCACCAGGTCCGCGAGGTCCTGGAGGCGGGCGCGGACCTGATCCTGCTGGACAACTTCACCCCCTCCGAGACGGAGGAGGCGGTCGCCATCGTCGCGGGCCGCGCCCTGCTGGAGTCCTCCGGCCGGCTCTCCCTGGACAACGCCCGCGCCTACGCCGCGACCGGCGTCGACTACCTCGCCGTGGGCGCCCTGACGCACTCCTCGCCGATCCTCGACATCGGGCTGGACCTGCGGTCCGAGGGGTCGGAGCGGGACTGA
- a CDS encoding L-aspartate oxidase: MSGTGTGIRLHSPAPGWAHEADVVVVGSGVAGLTVALRCAAQGAKVTVVTKARLDDGSTRWAQGGIAAALGEGDTPEQHLDDTLVAGAGLCDEEAVRTLVTEGPDAVRRLIATGAHFDTSEATGEILLTREGGHHRRRIAHAGGDATGLEISRALIEAVREARIEFIENALVLDLLTDAEGRTAGVTLHVMGEGQRDGVGAVRARAVVLATGGMGQVFSATTNPAVSTGDGVALALRAGAEVSDLEFVQFHPTVLFLGADAEGQQPLVSEAVRGEGAYLVDADGVRFMQGQHELAELAPRDIVAKGIMRRMQETGAQHMYLDGRHFGARMWEQRFPTILAACRANGIDPVTTPIPVAPAAHYASGGVRTDLHGRTTVPGLYACGEVACTGVHGANRLASNSLLEGLVFAERIAADIAEHPAAPGAPVVPEPGRSPLLPSEARFAIQRIMTRGAGVLRSADSLEGAAAALSRMYADAEELLERDGKTAEPCVETWEATNLCLVARVLVEAARRREETRGCHWREDRPGRDDENWRRHIVVRLPAGGAGLPAAPTSLTIRTTPTADLPATRPGTEHLR; the protein is encoded by the coding sequence ATGAGCGGCACAGGTACAGGCATACGGCTGCACTCCCCCGCGCCCGGCTGGGCGCACGAGGCGGACGTGGTGGTGGTCGGCTCCGGCGTCGCCGGGCTGACGGTGGCGCTGCGCTGCGCCGCGCAGGGCGCCAAGGTCACCGTCGTCACCAAGGCGCGGCTCGACGACGGCTCCACGCGGTGGGCGCAGGGCGGCATCGCCGCCGCCCTCGGCGAGGGCGACACCCCGGAGCAGCACCTGGACGACACCCTTGTGGCGGGCGCCGGCCTCTGTGACGAGGAGGCGGTGCGCACCCTGGTCACCGAGGGCCCCGACGCCGTCCGCCGGCTGATCGCGACGGGCGCGCACTTCGACACCAGTGAGGCCACCGGCGAGATCCTGCTGACCCGGGAGGGCGGCCACCACCGCCGCCGGATCGCCCACGCGGGCGGCGACGCGACGGGCCTGGAGATCTCCCGGGCGCTGATCGAGGCCGTGCGCGAGGCCAGGATCGAGTTCATCGAGAACGCGCTCGTGCTCGACCTGCTGACCGACGCCGAGGGCCGTACCGCGGGCGTCACCCTGCACGTCATGGGCGAGGGGCAGCGTGACGGCGTCGGCGCCGTGCGGGCCCGCGCCGTGGTGCTGGCCACCGGCGGCATGGGGCAGGTCTTCTCGGCCACGACCAACCCGGCGGTGTCCACGGGCGACGGGGTGGCGCTCGCGCTGCGCGCCGGCGCGGAGGTCTCGGACCTGGAGTTCGTGCAGTTCCACCCGACGGTGCTCTTCCTCGGCGCGGACGCGGAGGGCCAGCAGCCGCTGGTCTCCGAGGCCGTGCGCGGGGAGGGCGCGTACCTCGTGGACGCCGACGGGGTGCGCTTCATGCAGGGGCAGCACGAGCTGGCCGAGCTGGCGCCGCGCGACATCGTCGCCAAGGGCATCATGCGCCGCATGCAGGAGACCGGCGCCCAGCACATGTACCTCGACGGCCGGCACTTCGGCGCGCGGATGTGGGAGCAGCGCTTCCCGACGATCCTGGCCGCCTGCCGCGCCAACGGCATCGACCCGGTCACCACGCCGATCCCGGTGGCGCCCGCGGCGCACTACGCCTCCGGCGGCGTCCGCACCGACCTGCACGGCCGCACCACGGTGCCCGGCCTGTACGCGTGCGGCGAGGTCGCCTGCACGGGCGTGCACGGCGCCAACCGGCTGGCGTCCAACTCCCTCCTGGAGGGGCTGGTCTTCGCCGAGCGCATCGCCGCCGACATCGCCGAGCACCCCGCGGCCCCCGGCGCCCCGGTGGTCCCGGAACCGGGCCGTTCCCCGCTGCTGCCCTCCGAGGCCCGCTTCGCGATCCAGCGGATCATGACGCGCGGCGCGGGAGTGCTGCGCAGCGCGGACAGCCTGGAGGGCGCGGCGGCGGCGCTGAGCCGGATGTACGCCGACGCCGAGGAACTGCTGGAGCGCGACGGCAAGACGGCCGAGCCCTGCGTGGAGACCTGGGAGGCGACCAACCTCTGCCTGGTCGCCCGGGTCCTGGTCGAGGCGGCCCGCCGCCGTGAGGAGACCCGCGGCTGCCACTGGCGCGAGGACCGGCCCGGGCGCGACGACGAGAACTGGCGCCGGCACATCGTCGTCCGGCTCCCCGCCGGTGGTGCGGGGCTGCCCGCGGCACCCACTAGTCTCACCATCCGCACCACCCCCACAGCGGACCTTCCCGCTACCCGTCCTGGAACGGAGCACCTGCGATGA
- the panC gene encoding pantoate--beta-alanine ligase, with amino-acid sequence MTRLVHTARELRAAVEGRPGEVGVVMTMGALHEGHATLVRTARERVGDGTVVVTVFVNPLQFGPDEDFDRYPRTLDADVETAGRAGADLVFAPAADEVYPGGQPQVRISAGPMGEGYEGAVRPGHFDGMLTVVAKLLHLTRPDVAFYGQKDAQQLALIRRMVTDLNFPAEIVGVPTVREPDGLALSSRNRYLSDGDRGTALTLSRALFAGRDALDDGPEAVRAAARTVLEKGDGLAVDYLALIDPRDFTEAAPGHTGPAVLAVAARVGTTRLIDNIPLEFGARR; translated from the coding sequence ATGACCAGGCTGGTGCACACCGCGCGTGAGCTGCGGGCGGCCGTCGAGGGCCGGCCCGGCGAGGTCGGGGTCGTCATGACCATGGGCGCGCTGCACGAGGGGCACGCGACCCTCGTGCGGACCGCCCGCGAGCGGGTGGGGGACGGCACCGTCGTCGTCACCGTCTTCGTCAACCCGCTGCAGTTCGGGCCGGACGAGGACTTCGACCGCTACCCGCGCACCCTCGACGCCGACGTCGAGACCGCCGGGCGGGCCGGCGCCGACCTCGTCTTCGCGCCCGCCGCCGACGAGGTCTACCCCGGCGGGCAGCCGCAGGTGCGGATCAGCGCCGGGCCGATGGGCGAGGGCTACGAGGGCGCCGTGCGCCCCGGCCACTTCGACGGCATGCTGACCGTCGTCGCCAAGCTGCTCCACCTGACCCGGCCGGACGTCGCCTTCTACGGCCAGAAGGACGCCCAGCAACTGGCCCTCATCCGCCGCATGGTGACGGACCTGAACTTCCCGGCCGAGATCGTCGGCGTGCCCACGGTCCGCGAGCCGGACGGCCTGGCCCTGTCCAGCCGCAACCGGTACCTCTCCGACGGCGACCGCGGGACCGCCCTCACCCTCTCCCGCGCCCTGTTCGCCGGGCGCGACGCGCTGGACGACGGGCCGGAGGCTGTACGGGCCGCGGCGCGGACGGTGTTGGAGAAGGGCGACGGCCTCGCCGTGGACTACCTCGCCCTGATCGACCCGCGAGACTTCACCGAGGCCGCCCCCGGCCACACCGGGCCGGCGGTGCTCGCGGTCGCCGCCAGGGTCGGCACGACCCGGCTGATCGACAACATCCCCCTGGAGTTCGGAGCCCGCCGATGA
- a CDS encoding DUF2520 domain-containing protein: MNASHTPGPLPPDVEARPARLTVGVVGAGRVGTALAAALKLAGHHPVAASGVSDASRRRAAALLPDVPLVEPAEVLARSELVLLTVPDDALPELVTGLAETGAVRPGQLLVHTSGRYGTGVLQPALRAGALPLALHPAMTFTGTSVDVQRLAGCSFGVTAPAELRMAAEALVIEMGGEPEWIEESARPLYHAGLAIGANHLVTLVAQSMELLRASGVAEPGRMLGPLLGAALDNALRSGDAALTGPVARGDAGTVAAHLAELRRHAPEMVAPYVAMARATADRALAGGMLKPEFAEALLGVLADGAEGGKR; the protein is encoded by the coding sequence GTGAACGCATCGCACACCCCGGGGCCCCTGCCCCCCGACGTGGAGGCCCGCCCCGCGCGGCTCACGGTCGGCGTCGTCGGCGCGGGGCGGGTCGGTACCGCGCTCGCGGCCGCGCTGAAGCTCGCCGGGCACCACCCGGTCGCGGCGTCGGGTGTGTCCGACGCCTCACGCCGCCGTGCCGCCGCCCTGCTGCCCGACGTGCCGCTCGTGGAGCCGGCCGAGGTGCTGGCCCGCTCCGAGCTCGTCCTGCTGACGGTGCCGGACGACGCGCTGCCGGAGCTCGTGACCGGCCTCGCCGAGACCGGAGCCGTACGGCCGGGCCAGTTGCTGGTGCACACCTCGGGCCGGTACGGCACCGGCGTGCTGCAGCCGGCCCTGCGCGCGGGCGCGCTGCCGCTGGCCCTGCACCCCGCGATGACCTTCACCGGCACCTCCGTCGACGTGCAGCGGCTGGCCGGCTGCTCGTTCGGCGTCACGGCACCGGCGGAGCTGCGGATGGCGGCCGAGGCCCTGGTGATCGAGATGGGCGGTGAGCCCGAGTGGATCGAGGAGTCGGCGCGCCCGCTCTACCACGCGGGCCTGGCGATCGGCGCGAACCACCTGGTCACCCTGGTCGCCCAGTCCATGGAGCTGCTGCGCGCCTCCGGCGTCGCCGAACCCGGCCGCATGCTGGGCCCGCTGCTCGGCGCGGCCCTGGACAACGCCCTGCGCTCCGGTGACGCGGCCCTCACCGGCCCGGTCGCCCGCGGCGACGCGGGCACGGTCGCGGCGCACCTGGCGGAGCTGCGCCGACACGCGCCGGAGATGGTGGCCCCGTACGTCGCGATGGCCCGCGCCACGGCGGACCGCGCCCTGGCGGGCGGGATGCTGAAGCCGGAGTTCGCGGAGGCGCTGCTGGGCGTCCTGGCGGACGGCGCCGAGGGGGGAAAGCGATGA
- a CDS encoding beta-eliminating lyase-related protein translates to MTSADDEKARRIAAVRACDRVLSHGKPATMRERLARLAGRDGLDGPVDMYGDGIVAELEHRVAGLLGTEEAVWFPTGTMAQQVALRCWAGRTGNPVVALHPLAHPEVHERGALSALSGLRTVHPTTARRIPDADEVRGMDEPFGTLMLELPLRDAGFVLPTWDELTATVAAARERDAVVHFDGARLWECPPHFGQPLDEIAGLADSVYVSFYKSLGGVSGAALACPADLAAEARTWRHRYGGLVFQQWPAVLAALDGLDRELPRLPEYVAHAKVVAAALRDALAAGAGWVRVHPDVPHTHQFQVWLAQSPDLLNEAAVRQAEETKTALFGRWAEAEVPGVAMTEVTVGASALEWDAAAVGDAVADFLHLVDVARGTA, encoded by the coding sequence ATGACCTCTGCCGATGACGAGAAGGCGCGGCGCATCGCCGCCGTACGCGCCTGCGACCGCGTGCTGTCCCACGGGAAACCCGCCACGATGCGGGAACGGCTGGCGAGACTGGCCGGACGGGACGGCCTGGACGGCCCCGTGGACATGTACGGCGACGGGATCGTCGCCGAACTGGAGCACCGGGTGGCCGGGTTGCTCGGCACGGAGGAGGCCGTCTGGTTCCCCACCGGGACGATGGCCCAGCAGGTCGCCCTGCGCTGCTGGGCGGGACGCACCGGCAACCCGGTCGTCGCGCTGCACCCGCTGGCCCACCCCGAGGTGCACGAGCGCGGCGCGCTGTCCGCGCTGAGCGGGCTGCGGACCGTCCACCCCACCACGGCCCGCCGCATACCGGACGCGGACGAGGTGCGCGGCATGGACGAGCCCTTCGGCACGCTCATGCTGGAGCTGCCGCTCCGGGACGCCGGCTTCGTCCTCCCCACCTGGGACGAACTCACCGCCACCGTGGCCGCGGCACGCGAGCGCGACGCCGTCGTCCACTTCGACGGCGCCCGCCTGTGGGAGTGCCCGCCGCACTTCGGGCAGCCCCTGGACGAGATCGCGGGGCTCGCCGACAGCGTGTACGTCTCCTTCTACAAGTCCCTCGGCGGCGTCTCCGGCGCCGCCTTGGCCTGCCCCGCCGACCTCGCCGCCGAGGCGCGCACCTGGCGGCACCGCTACGGCGGGCTGGTCTTCCAGCAGTGGCCGGCGGTGCTGGCGGCGCTCGACGGGCTCGACCGCGAGCTGCCGCGCCTGCCGGAGTACGTGGCCCACGCGAAGGTCGTCGCGGCGGCCCTGCGGGACGCACTCGCGGCGGGGGCGGGCTGGGTCCGGGTCCACCCGGACGTACCGCACACGCACCAGTTCCAGGTGTGGCTCGCACAGTCCCCGGACCTCCTCAACGAGGCCGCGGTGCGGCAGGCCGAGGAGACCAAGACGGCGCTCTTCGGCCGCTGGGCGGAGGCGGAAGTGCCGGGAGTCGCCATGACGGAGGTCACGGTGGGGGCGTCCGCCCTCGAGTGGGACGCCGCCGCCGTGGGGGACGCCGTCGCGGACTTCCTCCATCTCGTGGACGTCGCCCGCGGTACCGCCTGA
- a CDS encoding response regulator transcription factor codes for MAIRVMLVDDQVLLRTGFRMVLQAQPDMEVVAEAGDGAEAVATLRTTPVDVVLMDVRMPRLDGVEATRQICGAPDRTPDDGGPRVLILTTFDLDEYAFSALKAGASGFMLKDVPPDELLTAIRAVHSGDAVVAPSTTRRLLDRFTPLLPSTSQPTHKQVDRLTDREREVLLLVAQGLSNGEIAAKLVLSEATVKTHVGRILTKLDLRDRVQAVVLAYETGLVRAGSGGGA; via the coding sequence ATGGCGATCCGCGTGATGCTCGTCGACGACCAGGTGCTGCTGCGCACCGGCTTCCGCATGGTGCTGCAGGCCCAGCCCGACATGGAGGTCGTCGCCGAGGCCGGGGACGGCGCGGAAGCCGTCGCGACCCTGCGCACCACCCCGGTGGACGTGGTCCTCATGGACGTCCGCATGCCCCGCCTGGACGGCGTCGAGGCCACCCGCCAGATCTGCGGCGCCCCCGACCGCACCCCCGACGACGGCGGGCCCCGCGTGCTCATCCTGACCACCTTCGACCTCGACGAGTACGCCTTCTCCGCGCTCAAGGCCGGCGCGAGCGGCTTCATGCTCAAGGACGTCCCCCCGGACGAGCTGCTCACGGCGATCCGCGCCGTCCACAGCGGCGACGCGGTCGTCGCCCCCAGCACCACGCGGCGCCTGCTGGACCGCTTCACCCCGCTGCTGCCGAGCACGAGCCAGCCGACGCACAAGCAGGTGGACCGGCTGACGGACCGCGAGCGGGAGGTGCTTTTGCTGGTCGCCCAGGGGCTGTCGAACGGGGAGATCGCGGCGAAGCTGGTGCTCAGCGAGGCGACGGTGAAGACGCACGTCGGGCGCATCCTCACGAAGCTGGATCTGCGGGACCGGGTGCAGGCGGTCGTCCTCGCGTACGAGACGGGGCTTGTCCGCGCCGGCAGCGGTGGCGGCGCGTAG
- a CDS encoding sensor histidine kinase produces the protein MQRLYDFLRRHPTWVDGFWALVLLGISSLWIVADDLHAHSRVAAVPLALALSAVVALRRRMPEKMLLLAVLVGALQLLLDVQVNPGDFAMLVIIYTVAANGARWASRLALAGGLVASTISTLRWPNETEGQWADAVSAVFLAVPFLLAWVIGDSLRTRRAYYAELEERAARLQREREAQSKAAVAAERARIARELHDVVAHNVSVMVVQADGAAYVLDASPEQAKQALETISTTGRQALTEMRRLLGVLRAGDDGGGEYVPQPGVDQLTDLIEQVRGAGLPVAFEVEGESRPLASGVELTAYRIVQEALTNTRKHGGPEARAKVRLTFGDGDLSLLIEDDGRGAQQELYEGGGEDGQGQGLIGMRERVGMVSGTLDAGPRPGGGFRISAVLPVKASR, from the coding sequence GTGCAGCGTCTCTACGATTTCCTCCGCAGGCACCCGACCTGGGTCGACGGCTTCTGGGCCCTCGTCCTGCTCGGGATCTCCTCCCTGTGGATCGTCGCCGACGACCTGCACGCGCACTCCCGGGTCGCCGCCGTGCCGCTGGCCCTCGCGCTGTCCGCCGTGGTCGCGCTGCGCCGCCGCATGCCGGAGAAGATGCTGCTGCTCGCCGTCCTCGTCGGGGCGCTCCAGCTGCTGCTGGACGTCCAGGTCAACCCCGGCGACTTCGCCATGCTGGTGATCATCTACACCGTCGCGGCCAACGGCGCCCGCTGGGCGTCCCGGCTCGCCCTCGCCGGCGGCCTGGTCGCCTCCACCATCTCCACGCTGCGCTGGCCCAACGAGACCGAAGGCCAATGGGCCGACGCCGTCTCCGCCGTCTTCCTCGCCGTCCCCTTCCTGCTCGCCTGGGTGATCGGCGACAGCCTCCGCACCCGCCGCGCCTACTACGCCGAGCTGGAGGAACGCGCCGCCCGCCTGCAGCGCGAACGCGAGGCCCAGTCCAAGGCCGCGGTCGCCGCCGAACGCGCCCGGATCGCGCGCGAACTGCACGACGTCGTCGCCCACAACGTCTCCGTCATGGTCGTCCAGGCCGACGGCGCGGCCTATGTGCTGGACGCCTCCCCGGAGCAGGCCAAGCAGGCCCTGGAGACCATCTCCACCACCGGCCGCCAGGCGCTCACCGAGATGCGCCGCCTGCTCGGGGTGCTGCGCGCCGGCGACGACGGGGGCGGCGAGTACGTGCCGCAGCCCGGCGTCGACCAGCTGACCGACCTCATAGAGCAGGTCCGGGGCGCCGGCCTGCCGGTCGCCTTCGAGGTCGAGGGGGAGTCCCGGCCGCTCGCCAGCGGCGTCGAGCTCACCGCGTACCGCATCGTGCAGGAGGCGCTCACCAACACCCGCAAGCACGGCGGGCCCGAGGCGCGCGCCAAGGTCCGGCTCACCTTCGGCGACGGCGACCTCAGCCTCCTCATCGAGGACGACGGCCGCGGCGCCCAGCAGGAGCTCTACGAAGGCGGCGGCGAGGACGGCCAGGGCCAGGGCCTCATCGGCATGCGCGAACGCGTCGGCATGGTCAGCGGCACCCTGGACGCCGGCCCGCGCCCCGGTGGAGGCTTCCGGATCAGCGCGGTGCTCCCGGTGAAGGCTTCCCGCTAG